CCGAGGATGACGCCAATCGCGCCCTGCGCCGCGCGCTCGGCGGATCGGCTCAGCCGTCCGAGCTCGGCGGTCAGGGCGTCGCCATTCCCATCGACGTCCCCGGCGGCGAGTTCATGGCGCATCTGTGCTGCCGCTGGACGCCGAGCGCCGCAGCGCCGTCGCGGCGGGCGCTGAGGCGGCTTTCATCCTCTTCCTGCGCAAGCTCGATCCCACGGGCGCCGCGGCGGCGGCGGAGGTGGCGCGGCGCTTCGGCCTGACGCCGCAGGAGACGCGCGTGCTGCGCGCCGTGGTCGATCTCGGCGGCGTGCCGCTGGCCGCCGAAATTTTGGGCGTCGCCATCAGCACCGTACGCACCCATGTCACCAATATTTTCGACAAGACCGGCGTGCGCAGCCAGGCCGGTCTCGTCCGCGTGCTGATGGAGGCGGCCTCGCCCTTCGCGGAGCGGTAAGGAGAATTGACGCCAGTCGGCCTATAAGCCGGGTTCTGTATGGCGCGGTCGGGTCGCCCCTTCCACGCGCGATGGCCATTCCTCTGGGACGACGCTTGCGCGCCGCCTCTAGCGACCAACCCGGGCGACGGCCCGGAGACGGGCCGGGAAATATCGCTATTTCCAGTCGCCCCTATTCGGTCTTGCTCCCGGCGGGGCTTGCCATGCCTCGGACGTCGCCGCCCGAGCGGTGCGCTCTTACCGCACCCTTTCACCCTTACCGCGGGCCCGAGGGTCGCGGCGGTTTGCTTTCTGTGGCGCTTTCCCTGGGGTCGCCCCCGCCGGACATTATCCGGCGCCGTGTCTCCGTGGAGCCCGGACTTTCCTCTGCCCCGAAAGACAGCGGCCATCCAGCCGACTGGCTGAGGAGGGAATAGGGAGCCCGGAGGGGAAGGTCAAGCCGGGTCCAGAAACCGCGAGCCGATGCGCCCCGGGGCGGCCGGTGTCAGTAGAATCCCTGACAAATCCGCGGCCTACAGGCCTCTGCGGCGCCGCGCCGCGCGCCTTTTGGGGGAAAAGAGGGGTCGCCCGCTTGCATGCGACACGACCCTCACGGCAAAAAGGACTATCGTCCGGCCAGTCGGACCATTGGCGCAAGAGCGCCGCAGCGGAGCGAAAGTCGAGGTTGGCGACAGCGGTGAAACAAGATGCGAGACGTGTCGTGGTCGCGGGCATGGGCGCCGTCTCGGCCGCCGGCGTCGGGGCGCAGCCTCTTTGGGAGGCGGCGCGCGACGGCCGCTGCCAGGTCCGCCCGCTGAAGCTCGCGCGCCCCTATGGCGGGCGCATCAAGATCGCCGCGCAACCGCCCGATTTCGATCCCCTCGCCTATCTCGAGCCCGAGATTCTGCCCTATTGCGACCCCTTCACCCAATATGCGGTCGTCGCCGCCGACGAGGCGATGGCGCAGGCGGGCTTCGGCCGCAAGGACATCGGCGGGCCGCGAACGGCCGTCGTCATCGGCTCCGGCATAGGCGGAGCCAAAACGATCGACGACGAGGCCCATAAGGAATATCAGACCCATGAGCGCGCCGATCCGCTGACCGTGCCGCGTCTCATCCCCAGCGCCGCGCCGACGATGCTCGGCATGCGCTATTCCTGCAACGGGCCGACCTTCACCATCGCCAGCGCCTGCTCCTCCGCGAGCCAGGCGATCGGCGTCGGCCTGCAGATGATCCGCTCCGGCGCGGCCGATCGCGCCATCGTCGGCGGGGCGGAGGCGGCCGTCATCAATGGCTCGCTGCGCTCCTGGGAGGCGCTGCGCGTGCTGACGCCCGATTGCTGCCGGCCCTTCTCGGCCGGACGCAACGGCATAGTGCTCGGCGAGGGCGCCGCGATCTTCGTGCTGGAGACGGCCGAGCTGGCCCGCGCGCGGGGCCACGAGCCTTTGTGCGAGCTCGCCGGCTATGGCACGACGAGCGACGCCTTCGATCCGCTGCGGCCCAATGTCGAAGGGCCCTCCGCCGCCATGCGGCAGGCGCTCGAGGACGCCGGGCTCGGGCCCGACGACATCGACTATCTCAACGCGCATGGCACCGGCACCCACGCCAATGACATCACCGAGTCGGAGGCGATTTTGCGCGTCTTCGGCGAGCGCGGCGCGCGTCTGCCGGTCTCCTCCACCAAGCCGATCCACGGCCATGCGCTGGGCTCCTCCGGCGCGCTCGAGCTCGCCATCACCATTTTCGCGCTGCGCGCCCAACTCGCCCCGCCGACGATCCACTTCAAGGGGCCGGACCCCAAATGCCCGATCGACCCCGTGCCGCATGAGGCGCGCCGCGTGCCGATCCGCGCGGCCATGTCGAATTCCTTCGCCTTCGGCGGCATCAACGCGGTGCTGGTGGTGCGGCGGGCGTGACGCCGTCACGCGGCGAGAAATCGCTCCACTTCCCGCCAAAAAATCTCCGGCGCTTCGTCGGCGACGAAATGGCCGCTCTCTTCGACGATGATCGAGGAGAGCGCGCTCGCCTGCGGGCGTAGCGCCTCGGCGAGCCGCGCGCCGACGCCATGGCGGCCGGCGATCGCCAGCGCCGGCATGTCCAGCCTGCGATCCGCTAGCTGCTGCACGAAACGCGCATCCTCGGGAAGCGCGCGATAATAGTCGAAGCCCGCCGTCATGCCGCCGGGCCTCGCATAATGACGCGCGAATTCCGTGATCGCCGCCTCGCTCACCGCATCTTTGCGAAAAGACCAGGCGCGGATTTGCGCGGCGATATAGTCCCTCTCCCGCCCCTGCGTCAGCAGCTCGGGAATCTCGCGCGCCATGTGAAATCCGTAATGCCAGGCGCCGCCGCGCCGCGCATCCATATTCTCGGTTCCCGGAACGAGGCAGTCGACGAGAATGAGCCGGGCCACTTTCGCGGGATGCAGCAGCGCGAGCACATAGGCGGCCTTGCCGCCCATGTCGTGGCCGATCACATGCGCGCGTCCGCCCGCGACGCGATCGATGAGCGCGGCGATATCTTCGGCGATGCTGCGCTTGTCATAGCCGGAGGGCGAACGCTCGGACGATCCGAGCCCCCGCAGATCGGGCGCGATGACGGTGAAGCGGCGCGACAGGCGCTCCATCGTCGCGCGCCAGGCGAACCATGTCTGCGGCCAGCCGTGGAGCAGCACGACCGGCGGCCCCGCGCCGAGCGCGACATGATGCAGCCGCAGGCCATCGACCTCGAAGAACCGGCTCTGAGCCCCCTCCGGCAAGAGCCGTTCCGACAAGAGCCGCTCCGGCAAGAGCCCATCC
This genomic window from Methylosinus sp. H3A contains:
- a CDS encoding beta-ketoacyl synthase, with protein sequence MVAGMGAVSAAGVGAQPLWEAARDGRCQVRPLKLARPYGGRIKIAAQPPDFDPLAYLEPEILPYCDPFTQYAVVAADEAMAQAGFGRKDIGGPRTAVVIGSGIGGAKTIDDEAHKEYQTHERADPLTVPRLIPSAAPTMLGMRYSCNGPTFTIASACSSASQAIGVGLQMIRSGAADRAIVGGAEAAVINGSLRSWEALRVLTPDCCRPFSAGRNGIVLGEGAAIFVLETAELARARGHEPLCELAGYGTTSDAFDPLRPNVEGPSAAMRQALEDAGLGPDDIDYLNAHGTGTHANDITESEAILRVFGERGARLPVSSTKPIHGHALGSSGALELAITIFALRAQLAPPTIHFKGPDPKCPIDPVPHEARRVPIRAAMSNSFAFGGINAVLVVRRA
- a CDS encoding alpha/beta fold hydrolase; its protein translation is MTIDRRVFLAAAGAAAAQGFARAQESGGRLSDGLLPERLLSERLLPEGAQSRFFEVDGLRLHHVALGAGPPVVLLHGWPQTWFAWRATMERLSRRFTVIAPDLRGLGSSERSPSGYDKRSIAEDIAALIDRVAGGRAHVIGHDMGGKAAYVLALLHPAKVARLILVDCLVPGTENMDARRGGAWHYGFHMAREIPELLTQGRERDYIAAQIRAWSFRKDAVSEAAITEFARHYARPGGMTAGFDYYRALPEDARFVQQLADRRLDMPALAIAGRHGVGARLAEALRPQASALSSIIVEESGHFVADEAPEIFWREVERFLAA
- a CDS encoding response regulator transcription factor yields the protein MARRFGLTPQETRVLRAVVDLGGVPLAAEILGVAISTVRTHVTNIFDKTGVRSQAGLVRVLMEAASPFAER